The Granulicella sp. 5B5 nucleotide sequence AGAAAGCGAACCCGGCTCCCTCGATGGGTGGTCGTCGCGGCGGCTTCGGCTCAGACATGGGCGAGATGCGCGTCCTCAACCCCGACACCGTCATCATCAGCTCCAACGAGAACCCGCTCGGCCCCGCGACCTCTTCACTCGATGCCCTCATCAAGACCGCCAGCATGGGCGGTCGTTATCACCAGGAGGAGGCCGCCAAGACCACCGCCGTCTACAACGACCTCTTCGGTCTCAAGCGCGGCTACACCGCCCTCGGGCCCGGTTCGGGCGGCCTGCTCGACCTCGCCCTCATGTCCAACCTCGGCCCGGACAAGCCACTCGTCTACGGCGACCCCAGCTATGAACAGGGCCCCCGCGCAGCCGACACCATGGGCGCGCCCAAGTTCCCCGTCAAGCTCACCCCCACCTACGCGCATGACGTCAAGGCGATGCTCGCGGCACACCCCTCGCCCGGCGCCTACTACATCGTCAACCCCAACAACCCCACCGGCACCATGACCCCGCGCGCCGACATCCTCTGGCTGCTCAAGAACAAGCCCAAGGGTTCGGTCGTCATCGTCGACGAGGCCTACTTCCACTTCTCCAACGACGAGTCGGTCCTCGACCAGGTCGCCGCCGATCAGGACATCATCGTCCTCCGCACGTTCTCCAAGATCTACGGCATGGCAGGCCTACGCGCCGGCTTCGCCGCGGGTCGTCCGGATCTGCTCCGCAAGTTCACCACCGTCGCTCCCCCGGCCCGCAGCCTGGCGAGCATCTCCATCACCAGCGCCGCCGCAGCCCGCGCCGGCATGCTCGACAAGGACCTCATCCCCACCCGCAAGAAGATCAACGCGGACAACCGGGCCGAGTCCCTCGAGTTCCTCACCAAGAAGGGCTACACCATCATCCCCGGCTCGCAGGCGAACTTCTTCATGGTCGACGTCAAGCGTCCCGGCCATGAGTTCCAGCAGGCCATGCTCAAGGAAAACGTCGCCATCGGCCGCACCTGGTCGGCGATGCCCACCTACGTCCGCGTCACCGTCGGCACCAAGGAGGA carries:
- a CDS encoding aminotransferase class I/II-fold pyridoxal phosphate-dependent enzyme, producing the protein MSNDLTNCSVNGVSRRSFLRTLGAASAAAAALPATGAFAQQKANPAPSMGGRRGGFGSDMGEMRVLNPDTVIISSNENPLGPATSSLDALIKTASMGGRYHQEEAAKTTAVYNDLFGLKRGYTALGPGSGGLLDLALMSNLGPDKPLVYGDPSYEQGPRAADTMGAPKFPVKLTPTYAHDVKAMLAAHPSPGAYYIVNPNNPTGTMTPRADILWLLKNKPKGSVVIVDEAYFHFSNDESVLDQVAADQDIIVLRTFSKIYGMAGLRAGFAAGRPDLLRKFTTVAPPARSLASISITSAAAARAGMLDKDLIPTRKKINADNRAESLEFLTKKGYTIIPGSQANFFMVDVKRPGHEFQQAMLKENVAIGRTWSAMPTYVRVTVGTKEEMAKFQTAFVKCMDMPTSTTAELYIPEHHIPTELYRG